The following proteins come from a genomic window of Nitrospira sp.:
- a CDS encoding CzcABC family efflux RND transporter, transmembrane protein produces MKQIVAIALRRPYTFVVMSILIVLFGGLTLQHMPTDVLPNILIPVTSVVWIYSGLLPQQVEGRITYLFERFVTATVEGIKYMHSHSYYGSSITNIYLQDGVDVGRAEADIMAIAQTVVKALPPDISPPMIMRLAPSSIPVAMLEVSSDDMTPAELYNLAYMRIRPLLVTVNGAILPHPYGGQDMQVMVNLDPQKMLARSLTPSDIHNVLMKQYRVMPTGDIKIKSIDWIVQTNASPLQIEEFANMPIKRDGNAFVYLRDVASVRLMGRVQQNMVLVKGKQTVIIVVMKSTEASTLAVVDGIKKMIPRAEHVVPEGVRIRLLDDASTFVKDAISDVVHEMLIAGALVGFIVLLLLGSWRATVIVWTSIPLSILTAIIGLHWLGESINVMTLGGLALAVGILVDNAIVMIENIDRHLEMGKLLEQAIIDAANQIVVPTLVATLCIAIAWLPLFGLTGSSGYLFKPMAEAVMIAMLASFILSFTLVPTMAKYMMRSHHVAIA; encoded by the coding sequence ATGAAGCAGATCGTCGCCATAGCGTTGCGCAGGCCGTACACCTTCGTGGTGATGTCGATCCTCATCGTGCTCTTCGGAGGGTTGACGCTCCAACACATGCCGACCGATGTCTTACCGAATATTTTGATCCCGGTGACCTCCGTCGTGTGGATCTACTCCGGCCTGTTGCCGCAACAGGTGGAGGGACGCATCACGTATCTGTTCGAACGGTTCGTGACCGCGACCGTGGAAGGCATCAAATACATGCATAGCCACTCGTACTACGGGAGCAGCATCACCAATATTTACCTGCAAGACGGAGTGGATGTGGGACGGGCCGAAGCGGATATCATGGCCATTGCGCAGACGGTGGTGAAAGCGCTGCCGCCGGACATTTCTCCGCCCATGATCATGCGTCTCGCCCCCTCGTCGATCCCCGTGGCGATGCTGGAAGTGAGCTCCGACGACATGACCCCGGCGGAGCTCTATAACCTCGCCTATATGCGTATCCGTCCGTTGCTCGTGACCGTCAACGGCGCCATCCTGCCGCACCCCTATGGAGGCCAGGATATGCAGGTCATGGTCAATCTCGATCCGCAGAAAATGCTCGCGCGCAGTCTCACGCCGTCCGACATTCACAACGTCCTCATGAAGCAATACCGCGTGATGCCCACCGGCGATATCAAGATTAAGTCGATTGACTGGATCGTCCAGACGAATGCGTCGCCGCTGCAGATCGAGGAATTCGCCAATATGCCGATCAAGCGGGACGGCAATGCGTTCGTCTATCTGCGCGACGTGGCGTCGGTGCGCCTCATGGGCCGGGTGCAACAGAACATGGTGCTGGTGAAGGGCAAACAGACCGTCATCATCGTCGTCATGAAGAGCACCGAGGCTTCGACTCTGGCGGTGGTGGACGGAATCAAGAAGATGATTCCCCGAGCCGAGCATGTCGTTCCGGAAGGCGTGAGGATCCGGCTCTTGGACGACGCCTCGACGTTTGTCAAGGATGCGATCTCCGACGTGGTCCATGAAATGCTGATCGCCGGCGCGCTGGTCGGCTTCATCGTGCTGCTGTTGCTCGGCTCCTGGCGGGCCACCGTCATCGTCTGGACCTCGATCCCGCTGTCCATCTTGACCGCCATCATCGGTCTGCATTGGCTCGGCGAATCGATCAACGTCATGACCCTGGGCGGGCTGGCCTTAGCGGTCGGAATCCTCGTGGATAATGCGATTGTCATGATCGAGAACATCGATCGCCATCTCGAGATGGGCAAGTTGCTGGAGCAAGCCATCATCGACGCCGCCAATCAGATCGTCGTGCCGACGCTCGTCGCCACCCTGTGCATCGCGATCGCGTGGCTCCCGCTCTTCGGGCTCACCGGCAGCTCCGGCTATCTGTTTAAGCCCATGGCGGAGGCCGTCATGATCGCGATGCTCGCGTCGTTCATCCTTTCATTCACACTGGTGCCGACCATGGCAAAATATATGATGAGGAGTCACCATGTCGCAATCGCATGA
- a CDS encoding Response regulator of zinc sigma-54-dependent two-component system yields MRAPPSILVVDDDQRNRDMLAEALSDVGFEVDIACDGAEALSKANTVPYDAVLSDIRMAPCSGLDLLNSFRKTMPETPIVLLTAFGSVDTAIQAMKQGAYNYITKPVNLDELVFTMTRAVEHRRLIEDNRTLHRAFSERPRAASLIGQSRKMVEVFKLVGRVSRSRTAVLIQGESGTGKELIARAIHDNSPRATHRFVAVNCSAIPDSLLESEFFGHIKGSFTGAHILRRGLLEEASGGTFFLDEVGDLSPAGQAKLLRVLQEGEIRRIGSNESIRVDVRVIAASRRNLAELVAAGRFREDLLYRLNTVTILLPPLRERPEDIPLLADFFLARYGDQKEIPVTSFSPAAMRALAGYAWPGNVRELEHVVERAVALAPHAILSTDDLPPEVLQSDGGGADRVEILPGTLKALQREQVLKMLESAQGNKERTARLLGISRRTLYRLLDRYGLGKTRLSTEPDASDSTGS; encoded by the coding sequence ATGAGGGCACCGCCTTCAATTCTGGTCGTGGATGACGACCAGCGGAATCGCGATATGTTGGCCGAAGCCTTAAGTGACGTCGGCTTTGAGGTGGATATTGCCTGTGACGGCGCCGAGGCTTTGAGCAAGGCCAATACCGTCCCGTATGATGCCGTCTTGAGCGACATCCGCATGGCGCCCTGTTCCGGTTTGGATCTGTTGAATTCGTTTCGCAAGACCATGCCGGAGACGCCCATCGTGCTGTTGACGGCGTTCGGCTCCGTCGACACGGCGATCCAAGCGATGAAACAAGGGGCCTACAATTACATCACCAAACCGGTGAATCTCGACGAACTCGTGTTCACCATGACGCGCGCCGTCGAGCACCGACGCCTGATCGAAGACAATCGGACGCTGCATCGTGCGTTCAGTGAACGTCCGCGGGCCGCCTCGTTGATCGGCCAGAGCAGGAAAATGGTCGAGGTCTTCAAACTCGTCGGCCGCGTCTCGCGCAGCCGGACCGCCGTGTTGATTCAGGGGGAGAGCGGCACCGGCAAGGAACTCATCGCGCGCGCCATCCACGACAACAGCCCGCGGGCCACGCACCGGTTCGTCGCCGTGAACTGCAGTGCGATTCCCGACTCCTTGCTCGAAAGCGAGTTCTTCGGCCATATCAAGGGGTCGTTCACCGGGGCCCATATCTTGCGGCGGGGTTTGCTGGAGGAGGCGAGCGGCGGCACGTTCTTTTTGGACGAAGTCGGCGATCTCTCTCCGGCCGGGCAGGCCAAACTGCTGCGCGTCCTCCAAGAAGGCGAAATCCGCCGGATCGGGAGCAACGAGTCGATCCGGGTGGATGTGCGGGTCATCGCCGCGTCGCGCCGGAATCTGGCGGAGCTGGTCGCGGCCGGACGGTTTCGGGAGGATCTGCTCTATCGGCTCAATACGGTCACGATTCTTCTGCCGCCGCTCCGGGAGCGGCCAGAAGACATCCCCTTGCTGGCCGACTTCTTTCTGGCTCGGTATGGGGATCAGAAGGAAATTCCGGTCACGTCCTTTTCGCCGGCGGCGATGCGCGCGCTGGCGGGGTATGCGTGGCCGGGCAATGTGCGGGAGCTCGAGCATGTCGTGGAACGAGCGGTGGCGCTGGCTCCGCATGCGATCCTCTCCACCGACGATCTGCCGCCCGAAGTGCTGCAGAGTGACGGCGGTGGAGCGGATCGCGTCGAAATCCTGCCCGGCACGCTCAAGGCGCTGCAGCGGGAACAAGTGCTCAAAATGCTGGAGTCCGCGCAGGGCAACAAGGAGCGGACGGCCCGTCTGCTCGGCATCAGTCGGCGTACGCTGTATCGGCTCCTCGATCGCTACGGCCTCGGCAAAACCCGCCTCTCCACCGAACCCGACGCCTCGGATTCGACCGGTTCCTGA
- a CDS encoding CzcABC family efflux RND transporter, transmembrane protein, with protein MKQLVLIALRRPYTFVVLSILIVVFGALAVTEMPTDVFPVIQIPVSSVVWIYDNLMPQDVEGRITYVFERFLTQTVEGIKYIWSNSLFGNSIINIYLQDGVDLGGSEADIAAIAQTSVKALPPDINAPMVMRLFPSQVPVATLQVTSDSHTPAELYNLSIMRIRPLLVTIPGAILPHPYGGQDMQVMINLDQQKLLARHLTPADIHQALDRQNLVLPGGDIKIKSTDWIVLTNAQPLKIEHFDDIPIKKEGNAWIHLRDVSVTRLAGRVQTNAVIVDGQQAVIIVVMKSSEASTLEVVDGIKEIIPRIQEVVPEGVKVKLLIDASGFVKQAIADVLHEMVIAAGLVGLIVLVLLGSWRPTVIVLASIPLSILASLIALHALDQSINIMTLGGLALAVGILVDNAAVMIENIDTHLATGRPVEEAIIDAANQIILPTFVATLAITIVWVPMFHLSGISGWVFPPMAQAVIFAMIASFILTYTLVPTMAKYILKAHTHGHGGQSHAEQSRNIFIRFQQGFQDGFERFRERYTAQLEHAVAHRGRFLIVSSALAAACLVLFYFNGREFFPEIRSNILQMHMRAPLGTRIEAAARITSLVAKDVERLLPGQVEDIVSNCGIPVGAHNLAFIPTPTVGTQDCDLTIALTNEKAPVWEYRDILRKGLSERYPGSEFTFQPADLTAKILNFGSLAAIDVQINGPDLYANHAFARKLAGKFRQIPGSSDVVVQQPMGMPTLLAESNRQFALGMNMDQTDFGNNMLVTTAGSQQVDQKYWLDRQSGMSYRINVYTPQPQLTSVKDLMTVPVGREHESSEDGEGMRNVQLLGNLANISAIGTPGAVTHGNIMPLIDVYVAPEGRDLNSVLVEVERIIDSMESELPRGSIIEIKGQAEVMRAALREMLFGLIAAVVLVYLLIVVNFQSWLDPFIIITALPGALAGIALALFVTHTNISVPAFMGAIMTMGTATANSILLVSYARERIVVHGDAMRAAVEAGTARIRPVLMTAAAMIIGMLPMATANSQNAPLGRAVMGGLLVATLFTLFFVPCMYAMIYHRKTVSQKELV; from the coding sequence ATGAAACAGCTCGTCCTTATCGCACTGCGCAGACCATACACCTTCGTTGTGCTGTCCATCCTGATCGTGGTGTTCGGAGCATTGGCAGTGACCGAGATGCCGACCGACGTTTTTCCGGTCATTCAAATCCCCGTCAGCTCCGTCGTTTGGATTTATGACAACTTGATGCCGCAAGATGTCGAGGGACGCATCACATATGTTTTCGAGCGTTTCCTGACACAGACAGTCGAAGGCATTAAATATATATGGAGCAATTCGTTATTCGGCAACTCCATCATCAATATTTATCTACAGGACGGAGTCGACCTAGGCGGAAGCGAAGCCGATATCGCGGCAATCGCGCAAACCTCCGTCAAGGCATTGCCGCCGGATATCAATGCGCCCATGGTCATGCGCCTGTTTCCATCCCAAGTGCCGGTGGCGACCTTGCAAGTAACCTCCGATTCACATACGCCGGCGGAGCTCTATAACCTCAGCATTATGAGAATCAGACCTCTCCTCGTTACGATACCAGGCGCGATTCTGCCCCATCCCTATGGGGGGCAAGACATGCAGGTGATGATCAATCTCGATCAGCAGAAACTGCTCGCCCGTCACCTTACTCCGGCGGACATTCACCAAGCACTCGACAGGCAGAATCTCGTGTTGCCCGGGGGGGATATCAAGATCAAATCAACCGACTGGATCGTCCTGACCAACGCCCAACCGCTGAAGATTGAACACTTCGACGACATCCCGATCAAGAAGGAAGGCAATGCCTGGATTCATCTGCGTGACGTCAGCGTGACGCGTCTTGCCGGACGGGTGCAAACGAACGCCGTCATAGTGGATGGCCAGCAGGCCGTCATTATCGTCGTGATGAAGAGCAGCGAGGCGTCGACCTTGGAAGTTGTGGATGGAATCAAAGAGATCATTCCGCGCATTCAGGAGGTTGTGCCAGAGGGCGTGAAGGTGAAACTCCTCATCGACGCCTCAGGCTTCGTGAAGCAGGCGATCGCAGATGTGTTGCACGAAATGGTCATCGCCGCCGGGCTGGTCGGGTTGATCGTGCTGGTATTGCTCGGCTCTTGGCGACCGACGGTCATCGTTCTGGCGTCGATTCCGCTGTCAATCCTTGCCTCGCTCATCGCGCTGCATGCGCTCGACCAATCGATCAATATCATGACTCTGGGAGGATTGGCGCTGGCCGTCGGCATTCTCGTCGACAACGCAGCCGTCATGATCGAAAACATCGACACGCACCTGGCCACAGGGCGGCCGGTGGAGGAAGCGATCATCGATGCCGCCAATCAAATCATTCTCCCGACCTTCGTCGCCACCCTCGCCATTACGATCGTCTGGGTCCCGATGTTCCATTTGAGCGGGATTTCCGGCTGGGTGTTTCCGCCGATGGCGCAGGCGGTCATCTTCGCGATGATCGCCTCCTTCATCCTGACGTACACGCTGGTGCCCACCATGGCGAAGTATATTCTGAAGGCCCACACGCATGGGCACGGTGGACAATCCCATGCGGAACAGTCGCGGAACATCTTCATCCGCTTCCAGCAGGGATTCCAGGACGGGTTTGAACGGTTCCGTGAGCGCTATACGGCGCAACTCGAACATGCCGTGGCTCATCGTGGCCGTTTCCTCATCGTCTCCTCCGCCCTGGCGGCAGCCTGCCTCGTCCTCTTTTATTTCAACGGGCGCGAGTTCTTTCCCGAGATCCGGTCGAACATCCTGCAGATGCACATGCGGGCGCCGCTCGGGACGCGTATCGAAGCGGCTGCGCGTATCACGTCCTTGGTCGCAAAGGATGTCGAACGCTTGCTGCCGGGCCAGGTTGAAGACATCGTGAGCAATTGCGGCATACCGGTCGGAGCGCATAACTTGGCCTTCATTCCGACACCGACGGTCGGCACTCAGGATTGCGATCTGACGATCGCATTGACGAATGAGAAGGCACCGGTGTGGGAGTATCGCGACATTCTTCGTAAAGGTCTCTCGGAACGCTATCCAGGGTCAGAATTCACGTTCCAACCGGCCGATCTGACCGCCAAGATTCTCAATTTCGGATCCCTCGCGGCGATCGACGTGCAGATTAACGGCCCGGATCTCTATGCCAACCATGCGTTCGCCCGTAAATTGGCGGGGAAATTCCGGCAGATCCCGGGGTCCAGCGACGTCGTCGTCCAGCAGCCGATGGGCATGCCGACCCTCCTCGCCGAATCCAACCGCCAGTTCGCCCTCGGTATGAATATGGACCAGACGGATTTCGGCAACAATATGCTCGTGACGACCGCCGGCAGTCAGCAGGTGGATCAGAAGTATTGGCTGGATCGCCAAAGCGGCATGTCCTATCGAATCAATGTCTATACGCCGCAACCGCAGCTCACGAGTGTCAAAGACTTGATGACCGTCCCCGTCGGCCGGGAGCATGAGTCCTCGGAAGACGGAGAGGGAATGAGAAACGTGCAGCTCCTCGGCAATTTGGCGAATATTTCAGCCATCGGCACACCAGGTGCTGTCACACACGGCAATATCATGCCGCTTATCGATGTGTACGTGGCTCCCGAGGGACGAGACCTCAACTCCGTCCTGGTGGAAGTCGAGAGGATCATTGACAGCATGGAATCGGAGCTGCCCCGAGGTTCGATCATCGAAATAAAAGGCCAAGCCGAAGTGATGCGCGCCGCGCTTCGTGAAATGCTCTTCGGCCTTATCGCCGCGGTCGTGCTCGTGTATCTCCTGATCGTCGTCAATTTCCAATCCTGGCTCGATCCCTTCATCATCATTACCGCCCTACCCGGCGCGCTGGCCGGCATCGCATTGGCGTTGTTCGTGACCCATACGAATATTTCTGTGCCGGCGTTCATGGGCGCGATCATGACGATGGGCACGGCGACGGCCAATTCCATCCTGCTTGTGTCCTATGCGCGCGAGCGGATTGTCGTCCATGGCGATGCCATGCGGGCCGCCGTGGAGGCCGGAACGGCTCGTATTAGACCGGTGCTCATGACCGCCGCAGCCATGATTATCGGCATGCTGCCGATGGCCACGGCGAATTCTCAGAATGCGCCACTCGGTCGCGCCGTCATGGGTGGTCTGCTGGTCGCCACTCTGTTTACCTTGTTTTTTGTGCCTTGCATGTACGCAATGATCTACCACCGGAAAACCGTTAGCCAAAAGGAGCTTGTCTAA
- a CDS encoding Efflux transport system, outer membrane factor (OMF) lipoprotein — protein sequence MTTLRPTDMSAHGGPTPPAMSYHWLSFAWRVGWVLLALTLPACNDFGPRANLAPTYEPPQYVVPVSWHGSSPFVEAKPSDDELRPDWWKLYTDPVLDKLVEQAMEANPDLQAAAERFVQARNIMMKARAQYLPQVGLEFGGSHNRQSFERLFRAPESPLQQATMELGGIASWEYDLWSALRNAARVETYRAEEQAANWGLARLSLQAEVASDYFLLRGFDAQTAIYQQSIDLYKNTLDLVKAQFAGAIASALDVARVESLYYSTQTKLAQVQAQRQVTEQAIAILINVTPTSFTIDPINELRVASFTIPRVIPATLLERRPDIAGSERRMAQASRTIGIARAAFFPNVAFRADGGFEDGFNLIKLANSFWAYGSAVSLPVFQGGYRRAQLQQAWAAYRETEDLYRSTVLNAFREVENNLTLTNRLTLAADRQDAAVGANFKTQNLTLELFQGGLASSLEVIYAQLNTLLARIDSIQIKTELLRSSVALIRALGGGWDRKQLPSDDQIQPFGTFQYVNLDKPAPAGGIDVHADNNHQYNDLTKRSTR from the coding sequence ATGACAACATTACGGCCGACCGATATGAGTGCGCACGGGGGACCAACACCGCCGGCGATGTCCTACCACTGGCTCAGTTTCGCATGGCGGGTAGGGTGGGTGTTGTTGGCGCTCACCTTGCCGGCGTGCAATGATTTTGGACCGCGGGCCAATCTGGCGCCGACCTATGAGCCGCCCCAATACGTGGTGCCGGTCTCGTGGCATGGCTCCAGCCCCTTCGTAGAGGCGAAACCCTCGGATGACGAGCTGCGCCCGGATTGGTGGAAACTGTATACCGATCCGGTGCTGGATAAACTGGTCGAGCAAGCCATGGAGGCCAACCCGGATCTCCAGGCCGCCGCCGAGCGCTTCGTGCAGGCCCGCAACATCATGATGAAGGCCCGTGCGCAATACCTGCCGCAGGTCGGCCTCGAGTTCGGCGGGTCCCACAATCGCCAGTCGTTTGAACGCCTCTTTCGTGCGCCTGAGAGTCCACTCCAGCAAGCCACGATGGAACTGGGCGGCATTGCCTCATGGGAGTACGATCTCTGGTCGGCGCTCCGCAATGCCGCGCGGGTCGAAACGTACCGCGCCGAGGAACAGGCCGCCAACTGGGGCCTCGCGCGCCTGAGCTTGCAGGCGGAGGTGGCGTCGGACTATTTCTTGCTTCGGGGCTTCGACGCCCAGACCGCCATTTATCAGCAATCGATCGATCTCTACAAAAACACGCTCGACCTTGTCAAAGCCCAGTTTGCCGGCGCGATTGCGTCCGCCCTCGATGTCGCCCGGGTGGAATCGTTGTACTACAGCACCCAGACGAAACTCGCGCAGGTGCAAGCCCAACGCCAAGTAACGGAACAGGCGATCGCCATCCTCATCAATGTGACCCCGACGAGTTTTACGATTGACCCGATCAATGAGCTGCGGGTCGCCAGCTTTACGATTCCGCGGGTCATACCCGCCACCTTGCTGGAGCGCCGGCCCGACATCGCGGGTAGCGAGCGCCGCATGGCCCAAGCCAGTCGCACCATCGGCATCGCCCGAGCCGCCTTTTTCCCCAATGTGGCGTTCCGAGCGGACGGCGGGTTCGAAGACGGCTTCAATCTGATCAAGCTGGCCAATAGCTTTTGGGCCTATGGCTCCGCGGTGTCCCTGCCGGTCTTCCAAGGGGGCTATCGCCGCGCCCAGTTGCAACAGGCCTGGGCGGCCTATCGCGAGACGGAAGATCTGTACCGGTCGACCGTGCTCAACGCCTTTCGCGAGGTCGAAAATAATTTGACCCTGACGAACCGGCTGACCCTTGCCGCCGATCGCCAGGACGCCGCCGTGGGCGCAAACTTCAAAACGCAGAATCTCACCCTGGAACTCTTCCAGGGGGGGCTGGCGTCCAGTTTGGAAGTGATTTATGCGCAGCTCAACACGCTCTTGGCCCGTATCGATTCGATCCAAATCAAGACCGAGCTGCTGCGCTCCTCCGTGGCCCTCATCCGCGCGCTGGGCGGTGGCTGGGACCGCAAGCAATTGCCCTCGGACGATCAGATTCAACCGTTCGGCACGTTCCAATATGTCAACCTCGACAAACCGGCTCCGGCGGGCGGTATCGATGTGCATGCCGACAATAACCATCAGTATAACGATCTGACCAAGCGCTCAACTCGTTAA
- a CDS encoding CzcABC family efflux RND transporter, transmembrane protein: MSQSHEDQQHGRPDAEQSSNVFVRFQKKFERRFNQFRESYGTLLEWAIDRRRTFVTVSLTIAVVSMGLYFFLGRDYFPEIRSGVLQMHMRAPLGTRIEVSGRLATLVSTSIEQLLPDQVENIVSNCGLPVGPHNLAFIPTPTVGSQDCDLTILLKDEKSPVWEYRQIVRKGLKERFPGTEFTFQPSDLTAKILNFGAPAPIDVQVNGPDIYASYEFARKLMDKYREIPGATDVVIQQTMRTPTMMVEGDRTFGLGVNRTLSDMADNLLMTTAGSQQVDQVYWLDPSTGMSYLINVYTPQPFINSVNSLKTVPVDSSNDITNNDLQLLGNLTDLSVEGTPGVVTHGNIMPLFDIYVSAEGRDLGSVLADVEKVTKGLEDAKPRTAEIEIHGQAELMRDAYFELIFGLLAAIVLIYLLIVVNFQSWLDPFIIITALPGALAGIAWALFLTHTRLSEPALTGAIMCMGTGTANSILVVSYARERLQEHGDALRAAIEAGTTRFRPVLMTAAAMIIGMVPMATGYSQNAPLGRAVIGGLLMATLFTLFFVPCVYAIVYNRRTAAQHKELS; this comes from the coding sequence ATGTCGCAATCGCATGAAGACCAACAGCACGGACGACCCGACGCGGAACAATCATCGAATGTCTTCGTCCGCTTTCAGAAGAAGTTCGAGCGCCGCTTCAACCAGTTTCGCGAGAGCTACGGCACGTTATTGGAATGGGCGATTGACCGTCGCCGCACCTTCGTCACCGTTTCACTTACCATCGCGGTGGTGTCGATGGGCCTGTATTTCTTCCTCGGTCGAGACTATTTTCCGGAGATCCGGTCGGGAGTGTTGCAAATGCATATGCGGGCGCCGCTCGGCACACGCATTGAGGTAAGCGGGCGCCTGGCCACGTTGGTATCCACCAGCATCGAACAGCTGTTGCCCGATCAAGTCGAAAACATCGTCAGTAATTGCGGTCTGCCAGTGGGGCCGCATAATCTCGCGTTCATTCCGACGCCGACGGTCGGCTCCCAGGATTGCGATTTGACCATCCTCTTGAAGGATGAAAAGTCCCCCGTATGGGAGTACCGGCAAATCGTCCGCAAGGGTTTGAAAGAGCGGTTTCCAGGGACTGAATTCACGTTTCAGCCGTCCGATTTGACCGCCAAGATTCTCAACTTCGGCGCGCCCGCGCCGATCGACGTGCAAGTCAACGGGCCGGACATCTATGCCAGTTATGAGTTTGCCCGGAAATTAATGGACAAATATCGCGAAATCCCCGGAGCCACGGATGTGGTCATTCAGCAAACCATGCGCACACCGACCATGATGGTCGAAGGCGACCGCACGTTCGGACTCGGAGTCAATCGAACTCTGTCGGACATGGCCGACAATCTGCTCATGACGACCGCCGGGAGCCAGCAAGTCGATCAGGTCTACTGGCTCGATCCCTCCACCGGTATGTCGTATCTGATCAATGTCTATACGCCGCAACCGTTCATCAATAGCGTCAATAGTCTCAAGACCGTCCCGGTCGACTCGTCGAACGACATTACTAATAACGACCTGCAACTCCTCGGTAATTTAACCGATCTGTCGGTGGAGGGAACGCCGGGTGTGGTCACGCACGGTAATATCATGCCGCTCTTCGACATCTATGTCTCGGCCGAAGGACGTGACCTTGGTTCCGTACTGGCGGACGTTGAAAAGGTTACCAAGGGTCTGGAGGACGCGAAGCCCCGCACGGCTGAAATCGAGATCCACGGACAAGCCGAACTGATGCGGGACGCCTACTTCGAGCTGATTTTCGGGTTGCTCGCCGCCATCGTGCTGATCTATCTGTTGATCGTCGTCAATTTCCAATCCTGGCTCGACCCCTTCATCATCATCACGGCCTTGCCCGGGGCGCTGGCGGGCATCGCCTGGGCATTATTCCTGACCCATACGCGTCTGTCGGAACCGGCGCTGACGGGCGCCATTATGTGCATGGGCACAGGGACCGCCAATTCGATCCTTGTCGTGTCCTATGCGCGTGAGCGACTCCAAGAACACGGCGACGCGCTGCGGGCCGCCATCGAAGCCGGAACGACCCGCTTCCGTCCCGTGCTCATGACCGCCGCGGCCATGATTATCGGGATGGTCCCCATGGCCACGGGCTATTCGCAGAACGCACCGCTGGGTCGAGCCGTCATCGGCGGCTTGCTCATGGCTACGCTCTTCACCCTGTTTTTCGTGCCCTGCGTGTATGCCATCGTTTACAACCGGCGTACAGCTGCGCAACACAAGGAGCTCTCATGA
- a CDS encoding putative Co/Zn/Cd efflux system membrane fusion protein codes for MITTSIRSRIAIVAVILCVLYLGYRMQEANGDAALLHNKTLEEAVPTVAVVSPKPLPGSETIVLPGNIVGWYEAPIYARVTGYVKMWHKDYGDFVKAGDVLADISTPDLDAEYQQAHADLESERVKYKLAEVTAKRWIALRPSHAVSEQSITVQEQNMKAQAAVVKAAEQKVRNIEAFIGFKKIVAPFDGVVIQRNINVGDLVSKEGNLNTPNAKSNLFTVAVVDKLRLFVSVPEAFGPFLNPGLVADVTVPQLPHRHFNFQFLTVAKGFDIGTRTATTVFTIDNEDRALWPGSYAQVHLTTPIDRQSFTMPSTALVFQEKGTQVAVVTDDDRIHLKPIKISKLMDQIVEVEEGLSAGDRIVNNPSAALLEGNKVRIVTPATGYDLVTGEKPAPEAAAPKEGSSSPL; via the coding sequence ATGATAACGACATCCATTCGATCACGTATCGCCATTGTTGCCGTCATTCTGTGTGTGCTCTATCTCGGCTATCGGATGCAAGAGGCCAACGGGGACGCCGCCTTGCTGCACAACAAGACGCTCGAAGAGGCCGTTCCCACCGTCGCCGTCGTTTCGCCCAAGCCGCTTCCAGGAAGCGAAACTATTGTGCTTCCCGGCAATATCGTCGGCTGGTACGAAGCGCCGATCTACGCGCGGGTCACGGGCTATGTGAAAATGTGGCACAAGGACTACGGAGACTTCGTGAAGGCCGGCGACGTCCTCGCCGATATCAGCACACCGGATCTCGATGCCGAGTATCAACAGGCTCATGCGGACCTGGAATCAGAACGCGTCAAATACAAACTCGCTGAGGTGACCGCGAAACGTTGGATCGCGCTGCGCCCAAGTCATGCGGTCTCGGAGCAATCGATCACGGTCCAGGAGCAGAACATGAAAGCGCAGGCAGCGGTGGTGAAGGCCGCTGAGCAAAAGGTCAGAAACATCGAGGCGTTCATCGGATTTAAAAAGATCGTCGCGCCGTTTGACGGGGTTGTCATCCAGCGTAACATCAACGTCGGTGACTTGGTCAGTAAGGAGGGCAACCTCAACACTCCCAATGCGAAAAGTAACCTGTTTACGGTGGCCGTCGTCGATAAGTTGCGGCTCTTTGTCAGTGTGCCGGAGGCGTTTGGGCCGTTCCTCAATCCGGGCCTGGTGGCCGATGTGACCGTGCCGCAATTGCCTCATCGGCATTTCAACTTTCAGTTTCTGACCGTGGCCAAAGGCTTCGATATAGGTACGCGCACCGCCACCACGGTCTTCACGATCGACAACGAGGACAGGGCGCTGTGGCCCGGCTCCTATGCTCAAGTTCACCTGACGACGCCGATCGATCGACAATCCTTCACGATGCCATCCACTGCGTTGGTGTTCCAGGAGAAAGGCACGCAAGTGGCCGTGGTAACGGATGACGATCGCATCCACTTGAAACCTATTAAGATCAGTAAACTCATGGACCAAATTGTCGAAGTTGAAGAAGGACTTTCCGCCGGCGATCGCATCGTGAACAACCCCAGTGCCGCATTGCTCGAAGGCAACAAGGTACGTATCGTCACACCCGCTACCGGCTATGATCTTGTCACGGGAGAGAAACCTGCACCGGAAGCGGCTGCACCAAAGGAAGGATCGTCGTCACCCCTATGA